A stretch of the Candidatus Binataceae bacterium genome encodes the following:
- a CDS encoding isoprenyl transferase yields MASSLPLSEFPQLSLDPARLPRHVAVVMDGNGRWATRRGLNRCEGHRRGKDAARAVVEAARELGIPYLTLFVFSHENWQRPVPEVGFLMRLFHRFLLTESKRLMKRGVRLITVGETARLPAAVRRALDEMVALTAGNRKMTLALALSYGGRQDLAAAARRIAEGVAAGRITPQQVNEELLGNELMTAGIPDPDLLIRTSGEQRISNFFLYQLAYTELYFTETLWPDFRETDLLKALADYQARERRFGTVDVRTGVRTDVLKAVGGGAVDSSAAAGGAEGSPRALSTG; encoded by the coding sequence GTGGCTTCTTCACTTCCTCTCAGCGAATTTCCCCAGCTCTCGCTAGACCCGGCGCGGCTGCCGCGCCATGTCGCCGTCGTGATGGACGGTAACGGCCGCTGGGCGACGCGGCGCGGACTGAATCGCTGCGAGGGCCATCGGCGCGGCAAAGACGCCGCGCGCGCAGTCGTCGAGGCTGCGCGCGAACTCGGCATCCCCTATCTGACGCTCTTCGTTTTTTCCCACGAAAATTGGCAGCGGCCGGTGCCGGAGGTGGGTTTTCTGATGCGCCTGTTTCATCGGTTCCTACTGACCGAGAGCAAGCGCCTGATGAAGCGTGGGGTCCGCCTGATTACGGTCGGCGAGACGGCGCGGCTGCCCGCCGCGGTCCGCCGCGCGCTCGACGAGATGGTTGCGCTGACGGCCGGCAACCGGAAGATGACGCTGGCGCTCGCGCTCTCCTACGGCGGCCGCCAGGATCTCGCCGCGGCTGCGCGCCGCATCGCTGAGGGCGTCGCCGCCGGACGGATCACCCCGCAGCAGGTCAATGAAGAACTTCTCGGCAACGAATTGATGACGGCCGGCATTCCCGATCCCGATCTGTTGATTCGGACCTCGGGCGAGCAGCGCATCTCGAATTTTTTCCTCTATCAGCTCGCTTATACCGAACTCTACTTCACCGAGACGCTGTGGCCGGATTTCCGCGAGACCGACCTGCTGAAGGCGCTCGCGGACTATCAGGCGCGCGAACGCCGCTTCGGTACTGTAGATGTTCGGACCGGTGTCAGGACAGATGTTCTGAAAGCAGTTGGCGGCGGGGCGGTTGATAGTTCGGCGGCGGCGGGTGGCGCAGAGGGCTCGCCGCGCGCGCTCTCGACCGGCTGA
- a CDS encoding Dam family site-specific DNA-(adenine-N6)-methyltransferase, whose translation MGRAAETAGLELETLKPPLKWAGGKRWLVPGLRERWPVHAGRRLVEPFCGGLAVALGLRLARALLNDINPHAVNFYRWLAKGLQAALPQRNDERVYYANRDRFNQLAKTGAPESAEAAELFYYLNRTGYNGLCRFNSAGSFNVPFGKYKTIRYLTDFSPYRTVFAEWKFSCGDFARLALEPGDFVYADPPYDAGFTKYSREDFTWKDQVRLAEWLARHPGPVAASNHATARIIELYRGLGFELIELEAPRMISCTGDRTRAREVLALRGV comes from the coding sequence GTGGGCAGGGCAGCGGAAACCGCGGGGCTGGAGCTTGAAACGCTCAAGCCGCCACTCAAGTGGGCCGGCGGCAAGCGCTGGCTGGTACCCGGTCTGCGAGAACGCTGGCCCGTACACGCTGGTCGCCGGCTGGTCGAACCTTTCTGTGGGGGCCTGGCAGTTGCGCTCGGACTGCGACTGGCGCGCGCGCTACTCAACGATATCAATCCCCACGCGGTGAATTTCTATCGCTGGCTCGCGAAAGGGCTGCAAGCTGCTCTTCCGCAGCGTAACGACGAGCGTGTCTATTACGCGAATCGCGACCGTTTTAATCAACTGGCGAAAACCGGCGCGCCTGAGAGCGCGGAAGCGGCGGAACTTTTTTACTATCTGAATCGTACCGGCTACAACGGTTTGTGCCGGTTCAATAGCGCCGGGAGTTTCAATGTACCTTTCGGCAAATACAAGACGATTCGCTATCTGACCGATTTTTCACCCTACCGCACAGTCTTTGCCGAGTGGAAGTTCAGTTGCGGCGACTTCGCGAGGCTCGCTCTGGAGCCGGGCGATTTCGTCTATGCCGATCCGCCTTACGACGCCGGCTTCACGAAATATTCGAGAGAGGACTTCACCTGGAAGGATCAAGTGCGACTCGCTGAATGGCTCGCGCGTCATCCGGGGCCGGTCGCGGCGTCGAATCACGCTACTGCACGAATTATTGAGCTCTACCGCGGCCTCGGGTTCGAGCTGATCGAGTTGGAGGCGCCGCGCATGATTAGCTGCACCGGTGATCGCACGCGGGCGCGCGAGGTCCTCGCACTGCGAGGCGTCTAA
- the frr gene encoding ribosome recycling factor, protein MSDEVVELAGSEMAAAVSAFRHELSRVRTGRASTALLEGLHVNYYGAKTPLRQLAGLAAPEPRLLVITPYDRGSIGEIEKAIQTSDLGLNPMNDGKLIRIPIPELNEERRRELVKHVRKIGEEFRVSVRNHRRDANDMLKQMNKDKQIGDDDLRSAEAKVQQLTTAHIEKLDQVLAAKEAEIMEV, encoded by the coding sequence GTGAGCGACGAAGTAGTCGAGTTGGCGGGTTCGGAGATGGCGGCGGCGGTCAGCGCTTTTCGCCATGAGCTAAGCCGGGTGCGCACCGGCCGAGCTTCGACCGCGCTGCTCGAGGGGTTGCACGTCAACTACTACGGGGCGAAAACACCGCTGCGGCAGTTGGCCGGCTTGGCGGCGCCGGAACCGCGCCTGCTGGTGATCACGCCGTATGATCGCGGCTCGATCGGAGAGATCGAAAAGGCGATTCAAACCTCAGACCTCGGCCTGAACCCGATGAATGACGGCAAGCTCATTCGGATTCCGATTCCCGAACTTAACGAGGAGCGGCGCCGCGAGTTGGTCAAGCACGTGCGCAAAATCGGTGAGGAATTCCGCGTGAGTGTGCGCAACCATCGGCGCGACGCCAACGATATGCTCAAGCAGATGAACAAGGACAAGCAGATCGGCGACGACGACTTGCGCAGCGCCGAGGCCAAAGTCCAGCAGCTCACGACCGCGCATATCGAAAAGCTCGACCAGGTGCTGGCGGCGAAGGAAGCCGAAATCATGGAGGTCTGA
- the pyrH gene encoding UMP kinase, which produces MTERTGKPRYRRVLLKLSGEALAPEQGMGIDLDALGRIALEIKEIAALGVELAMVIGGGNILRGSSYEARGMDRSTADQMGMLATVINALALQNALEQCGVTTRVLSAIAIHAVCEPYIRRRAIRHLERGRAVIFAAGTGNPYFTTDTAASLRAMEISAEVIFKASHHIDGVYDRDPQIEDGAVLFDRLSYREVLDRNLKVMDATALTLCMDHQLPIIVFNLRKSGNIRRAVNGEPIGTWVGPDTRAVDAPAETSQPGK; this is translated from the coding sequence ATGACCGAGCGAACCGGCAAACCCCGTTATCGGCGCGTCCTGCTCAAACTCTCGGGAGAGGCGCTCGCGCCCGAACAAGGTATGGGTATCGATCTTGACGCGCTCGGCCGGATCGCGCTGGAAATCAAGGAAATCGCGGCACTGGGCGTCGAGCTCGCGATGGTCATCGGTGGAGGCAATATTCTGCGCGGCAGCTCCTACGAGGCGCGCGGGATGGACCGTTCGACGGCCGATCAGATGGGGATGCTGGCAACCGTGATCAACGCGCTGGCGCTGCAGAATGCTTTAGAACAGTGCGGGGTGACGACGCGAGTCCTCTCCGCGATCGCGATCCACGCCGTCTGTGAGCCTTATATCCGGCGGCGTGCGATCCGGCATCTCGAGCGCGGCCGCGCGGTGATCTTCGCAGCCGGCACCGGCAATCCGTACTTTACCACCGATACCGCCGCCAGCCTGCGCGCGATGGAGATCAGCGCCGAGGTGATTTTCAAGGCGAGTCATCATATCGACGGCGTCTATGATCGCGATCCGCAGATTGAGGACGGCGCCGTGCTTTTCGACCGGCTGAGCTATCGCGAAGTGCTCGACCGCAATCTCAAGGTGATGGATGCGACGGCACTGACGCTCTGTATGGACCATCAGCTCCCAATCATCGTCTTTAATTTGCGCAAATCCGGGAATATAAGAAGGGCGGTGAATGGCGAACCGATCGGCACCTGGGTAGGACCGGATACTCGTGCGGTAGACGCGCCGGCGGAGACATCCCAGCCGGGTAAGTGA